The Triticum aestivum cultivar Chinese Spring chromosome 3A, IWGSC CS RefSeq v2.1, whole genome shotgun sequence genome includes a region encoding these proteins:
- the LOC123059549 gene encoding uncharacterized protein, whose translation MAAPPPEPPILRTHDELLEEIFLLLPTAADLARASLACASFRRLITGHAFLRRYRTLYPPPLIGVLDVDDNTFFPAQPPHPSAVAARTFTGFDFSCSSFLPSTAGRTWRAIDLFDGRVLLGGAPEERTCDLEHLQLLVRELAVCDPVFHRYILLPGVPGDLTALVPEPDLLDMDTFLAPGDDEEDPLSFRVMCLVRCRRNMLLLVFSSVNGQWHALTFDQWSVSGTFDPYKDGLLNRQLVGRCFCWHPPFLNKLLLLETRSMEFSAISLPPEQPQCHNFVIVEAAEGMLGMLTGINDGHNDGGPYRLVYSILTNNQWHSQNVIPLPEKYGVILFGVAGGYVLMQAYTTSSPEKLWFFSVDVMTLQVELFGEGSCSGELYASLPRLLCAPTI comes from the coding sequence ATGGCggcgccaccgccggagccgccgaTCCTTCGAACCCACGACGAGCTCCTCGAGGAGATCTTCCTCCTTCTCCCCACTGCTGCCGACTTAGCCCGCGCCTCCCTGGCGTGCGCTTCCTTCCGCCGTCTCATCACCGGCCACGCCTTCCTCCGCCGCTACCGCACCCTCTACCCGCCCCCTCTCATCGGCGTGCTCGATGTCGACGACAATACCTTCTTCCCAGCCCAGCctccgcacccctccgccgtcgccgcccgcactTTTACCGGCTTCGACTTCTCCTgctcctccttcctcccctccaccgccGGCCGTACCTGGAGGGCGATTGATCTCTTCGACGGACGCGTCCTCCTCGGCGGCGCCCCAGAGGAGAGGACGTGCGACTTGGAGCACCTCCAACTTTTGGTCAGGGAGCTCGCTGTGTGCGACCCCGTGTTCCACCGCTACATCCTGCTGCCCGGTGTCCCCGGCGACCTGACGGCGCTGGTCCCTGAACCGGACCTCCTCGATATGGACACTTTCCTTGCTCCCGGCGATGATGAGGAGGACCCTTTATCATTCAGGGTCATGTGCTTGGTGCGATGCAGAAGGAATATGCTGCTCCTCGTCTTCTCCTCTGTGAATGGGCAATGGCATGCTCTTACATTTGACCAATGGAGTGTTTCGGGTACATTTGACCCATATAAGGATGGGCTGTTAAATCGTCAATTAGTCGGCCGATGCTTCTGTTGGCATCCACCTTTCCTCAACAAGTTGCTTCTGCTCGAGACGCGCTCCATGGAGTTCTCTGCTATCAGCCTCCCACCCGAACAACCGCAGTGTCACAATTTTGTTATTGTTGAGGCAGCAGAAGGAATGCTCGGGATGCTCACTGGAATCAATGACGGGCACAACGATGGTGGCCCATATCGGCTCGTGTATTCCATTCTAACAAACAACCAATGGCACTCACAGAATGTCATCCCATTGCCGGAAAAGTATGGTGTTATTTTGTTTGGTGTAGCCGGGGGATACGTGCTCATGCAGGCATACACCACATCTTCACCAGAGAAGCTATGGTTCTTTTCAGTGGACGTCATGACGTTGCAGGTCGAGTTGTTCGGCGAAGGCTCCTGTAGTGGTGAACTATATGCTAGCCTCCCACGATTATTATGTGCACCAACTATATGA